From Bacillus basilensis, a single genomic window includes:
- a CDS encoding AAA family ATPase, protein MVYVISLQGPMASGKTTLAKRLELHGLSVIYENPYPIVEKRKELNLDMNSKEGFIANQKMFIEAKIKEFQNVKDSVVIFDRGPEDIEFYTLFYPTIIGEAWDIETELKGELYKLRECRSDAIFYLDVTKKNVYDRKNSDRTRNRSTFEERFKLVETEKGWYKRFPVTYVDTNRLTVDDLEVYFMDWLKERGL, encoded by the coding sequence ATGGTATACGTAATTTCACTCCAAGGGCCGATGGCAAGTGGAAAAACCACCTTAGCTAAAAGGCTAGAGCTACATGGGTTATCGGTTATATATGAAAATCCTTATCCAATTGTAGAAAAACGAAAAGAATTAAATTTGGATATGAATTCAAAAGAAGGGTTTATAGCAAATCAAAAAATGTTTATAGAAGCTAAAATAAAGGAGTTTCAAAATGTGAAAGATTCAGTCGTAATTTTTGATCGTGGACCAGAAGACATTGAGTTTTATACACTTTTTTACCCAACGATTATAGGAGAAGCGTGGGATATAGAAACTGAACTGAAAGGTGAATTATATAAATTAAGAGAGTGCCGTTCGGATGCGATTTTTTACTTAGATGTTACGAAAAAGAATGTATATGATAGAAAAAACAGTGATAGAACAAGAAACAGAAGTACATTTGAGGAGCGATTTAAATTAGTAGAAACTGAAAAAGGCTGGTATAAACGATTTCCTGTAACTTATGTGGACACGAATAGATTAACAGTAGACGATTTAGAGGTATATTTTATGGACTGGTTAAAGGAGAGAGGGCTATGA
- the hutH gene encoding histidine ammonia-lyase, which yields MITLTGHTLTIEEMKRLLLEGEGVTACPTSMQKVAECREVVEKIVEDGKVVYGITTGFGKFSDVLIQKDDVKALQHNLIQSHACGIGDPFPEEVSRGMLILRANTMLKGVSGVRPLVVNMLLEFVNRKIHPVVPQQGSLGASGDLAPLSHLALVLLGEGEVFYKGKRVHAMVALTEEGLEPIELEAKEGLALINGTQAMTAQGVLSYIEAEATAYQAELIASMTIEGLQGIIDAFDENVHKARGYKEQVEVASRIRDILHDSKLTTKQGELRVQDAYSLRCIPQVHGASWQVLNYVKEKLEIEMNAATDNPLIFDGGEKVISGGNFHGQPIAFAMDFLKVGMAEVANISERRIERLVNPQLNDLPPFLSPEPGLQSGAMIMQYAAASLVSENKTLAHPASVDSIPSSANQEDHVSMGTIASRHAHQIIQNVRRVLSIEMICAMQAAEYRGIENMSTVTKSFYHQGRQQVPSITNDRIFSTDIENITHWLKTNYSIKERLDVNAAL from the coding sequence ATGATTACGTTAACAGGACACACATTGACAATTGAAGAAATGAAGAGGTTGTTACTTGAAGGAGAAGGTGTAACAGCTTGTCCAACTAGTATGCAAAAGGTAGCAGAGTGCCGTGAAGTAGTAGAGAAAATTGTAGAAGACGGAAAAGTCGTTTACGGTATTACAACTGGATTTGGAAAGTTCAGTGACGTGCTTATTCAAAAAGATGATGTAAAGGCACTTCAACACAATTTAATTCAGTCACATGCATGCGGGATAGGCGATCCATTCCCTGAAGAAGTATCACGCGGTATGTTAATTTTACGAGCGAACACGATGCTGAAAGGAGTATCTGGCGTTAGACCGCTTGTTGTAAATATGCTTCTTGAGTTTGTAAATCGTAAAATTCACCCAGTCGTTCCGCAACAAGGTTCACTTGGTGCGAGTGGAGACTTAGCACCTTTATCTCATCTTGCGCTTGTATTATTAGGCGAAGGTGAAGTGTTCTATAAGGGGAAACGCGTTCATGCGATGGTTGCTCTTACTGAAGAAGGTCTTGAGCCGATTGAACTTGAAGCGAAAGAAGGGCTTGCATTAATCAATGGTACGCAGGCGATGACAGCGCAAGGAGTTCTTTCTTATATAGAAGCAGAAGCAACGGCTTATCAAGCTGAATTAATTGCTTCGATGACAATTGAGGGCTTACAAGGCATTATTGATGCATTTGATGAAAATGTTCATAAAGCACGCGGTTATAAAGAGCAAGTAGAAGTAGCAAGCAGAATTCGTGACATTCTTCATGATAGTAAGTTAACAACAAAGCAAGGAGAACTACGTGTACAGGATGCATATTCACTTCGTTGTATCCCGCAAGTACACGGTGCTTCTTGGCAAGTTTTAAATTATGTAAAAGAAAAATTAGAAATTGAAATGAATGCAGCAACAGATAATCCACTTATCTTTGATGGCGGAGAAAAAGTAATTTCGGGTGGTAATTTCCATGGTCAACCGATTGCGTTTGCGATGGACTTCTTAAAAGTAGGAATGGCGGAAGTTGCAAATATTTCAGAGCGTCGTATTGAGCGTTTAGTAAATCCGCAGTTAAATGATTTGCCACCATTTTTAAGTCCAGAACCAGGACTGCAGTCTGGTGCAATGATTATGCAATACGCAGCTGCGTCACTTGTTTCTGAAAATAAAACGTTAGCACATCCGGCGAGTGTTGATTCAATCCCGTCATCAGCTAACCAAGAAGATCACGTAAGTATGGGAACAATCGCTTCACGCCATGCGCATCAAATTATTCAAAATGTAAGACGTGTTCTTTCAATTGAGATGATTTGTGCGATGCAAGCAGCAGAATATCGTGGTATTGAAAACATGAGTACAGTGACGAAGAGCTTCTACCATCAAGGTCGTCAGCAAGTGCCTTCTATTACAAATGACCGAATATTCTCAACAGATATTGAAAATATTACGCATTGGTTAAAAACGAATTATTCGATAAAAGAAAGATTGGATGTAAACGCAGCACTATAA
- the ccdA gene encoding cytochrome c-type biogenesis protein CcdA: MQDISIFLAFGAGFLSFISPCCLPLYPAFLSYITGMSVSELKEENAMLRKRSMIHTAFFLLGFSIIFIAIGFGTSFIGGIFTNYKDLIRQLGGIFIIVFGLIIVGVFKPKFLMQDRKFTFKNRPSGYFGSVLIGLAFAAGWTPCTGPILVSVIGLAATNPESAMIYMIAYILGFAIPFFVLSFFITKMSWIKRNSMKFMKIGGYVMIVMGIFLYFNWMTKIIVYFSSLFGGFTGF; this comes from the coding sequence ATGCAAGATATTAGTATTTTTTTAGCGTTTGGCGCCGGGTTTTTATCATTTATTTCCCCATGTTGCTTACCGCTTTATCCGGCATTTTTATCGTACATAACAGGTATGTCGGTTTCTGAGCTGAAAGAAGAAAATGCAATGCTTCGCAAAAGAAGTATGATACATACAGCGTTTTTCTTACTTGGATTTTCAATTATATTTATTGCAATTGGATTTGGTACAAGTTTTATTGGAGGTATCTTTACAAATTATAAAGATTTAATTAGACAGTTAGGTGGTATATTTATCATCGTGTTCGGTCTTATTATTGTCGGCGTGTTTAAGCCGAAGTTTTTAATGCAAGACCGTAAATTTACGTTTAAAAATCGTCCGAGTGGTTATTTTGGATCTGTTTTAATTGGTTTAGCATTTGCTGCAGGATGGACGCCTTGTACAGGACCTATTTTAGTGTCTGTAATCGGATTAGCGGCAACAAATCCAGAATCAGCAATGATTTATATGATTGCATACATACTTGGATTCGCTATCCCGTTCTTTGTGCTATCATTCTTTATTACGAAAATGTCTTGGATTAAAAGAAATAGTATGAAGTTCATGAAAATCGGGGGATACGTTATGATTGTTATGGGTATCTTCCTATATTTTAACTGGATGACGAAAATTATCGTATATTTCTCAAGTTTATTTGGTGGTTTTACCGGTTTTTAG
- a CDS encoding M20 peptidase aminoacylase family protein gives MAANLEQLTETLISIRRNLHEHPELSYEEFETTKAIKNWLEEKNITIINSSLETGVIAEISGNNSGPLIAIRADIDALPIQEETNLPYASKIHGKMHACGHDFHTASIIGAAYLLKEKESSLNGTVRFIFQPAEESSNGACKVIEVGHLHGVQAIFGMHNKPDLPVGTIGIKDGPLMAGVDRFEIEIHGVGTHAAVPDAGVDPIVASSQIVMALQTIVSRNISSSHNAVVSVTNIHSGNTWNVIPEKATLEGTVRTFQAETREKIPALMKRIIQGVSDALGVKTEFRFYPGPPAVHNDTSLTNLSTQVAEKMNLNIISPTPSMAGEDFSFYQQEIPGSFVFMGTSGTHEWHHPAFTVDERALPISAEFFALLAEKALKQFA, from the coding sequence GTGGCAGCCAATCTAGAGCAATTAACTGAGACGCTGATTTCTATTCGTCGAAATTTACATGAGCATCCAGAATTATCATACGAAGAATTTGAAACGACGAAAGCTATAAAAAATTGGTTAGAAGAAAAAAACATCACGATTATAAATTCTAGTTTAGAAACAGGCGTTATTGCTGAGATTTCGGGGAATAATAGTGGACCGCTTATAGCAATCCGTGCTGATATTGATGCCCTTCCTATTCAAGAGGAAACAAATTTGCCGTACGCTTCAAAAATTCACGGTAAAATGCATGCTTGTGGGCATGATTTTCATACAGCTTCTATTATAGGGGCCGCTTATTTATTGAAGGAAAAAGAATCTTCTCTTAACGGAACTGTACGCTTTATATTCCAGCCAGCTGAAGAAAGTAGCAATGGTGCTTGCAAAGTAATTGAAGTCGGACATTTACATGGCGTGCAAGCTATTTTCGGTATGCATAATAAACCTGATTTACCAGTAGGTACAATCGGTATTAAAGATGGTCCACTGATGGCCGGCGTTGATCGATTTGAAATTGAAATTCACGGAGTTGGTACACATGCAGCTGTACCAGACGCTGGGGTAGATCCTATTGTCGCGTCCTCTCAAATTGTTATGGCACTCCAAACAATTGTAAGCCGAAATATAAGTTCTTCTCATAATGCCGTAGTTAGCGTTACAAACATCCATTCAGGAAATACGTGGAACGTTATTCCTGAAAAAGCTACGTTGGAAGGAACCGTTCGTACTTTCCAAGCAGAAACACGCGAAAAGATTCCAGCTCTAATGAAACGTATTATTCAAGGAGTTTCTGATGCATTAGGTGTAAAAACAGAATTTCGCTTTTATCCAGGTCCTCCTGCTGTTCATAACGATACATCTCTAACAAATTTATCGACTCAAGTTGCAGAAAAAATGAATTTAAATATTATCTCCCCTACCCCGTCAATGGCTGGAGAAGATTTTTCTTTTTATCAACAAGAAATACCTGGTTCATTCGTCTTTATGGGAACGAGTGGTACACATGAATGGCATCATCCAGCTTTTACAGTAGACGAGCGAGCTTTACCTATAAGTGCAGAATTCTTCGCTTTGTTAGCTGAAAAAGCACTTAAACAATTTGCATAA
- a CDS encoding ABC transporter permease, whose translation MFNLVYNELYKIFKRKRTIIPFAVIAVLIIGLGWVTVKYLEPETKGWKADYTERTVEIEKKLGMKKEAILAERSGDELVNEYQLKMKHLDTDTAPASSSPLSFMRDTGFIVFPILLPFILVYASTIFANEYSWGTYKFLTIRPASRFKILTAKFLAIVIFAALLFIFNMIFSILCGLVIYKFQQPAWSEFIFQDGNIIKQNIFVEASKYYILSWLPTIVYAAFAFMISVLTRSSGGAIGISLFLALSGNIALLAATRYDWAKYLLPANTDLYSISKNGSFIDGVTFPFASCMLLLYLFVFLSISYTVFLKRDLT comes from the coding sequence TTGTTTAATTTAGTATATAACGAACTGTATAAAATATTTAAGCGAAAGCGAACGATTATTCCATTTGCAGTTATTGCAGTATTAATAATTGGATTAGGGTGGGTTACGGTCAAGTATTTAGAACCGGAAACAAAAGGATGGAAAGCCGATTATACAGAACGAACTGTAGAAATAGAGAAAAAGTTAGGCATGAAAAAAGAAGCTATTTTAGCAGAACGATCTGGAGACGAGCTTGTAAATGAATATCAACTTAAGATGAAGCATTTAGATACAGATACTGCACCGGCAAGTAGTTCCCCGCTTTCTTTCATGAGAGATACAGGTTTTATCGTATTTCCAATATTGCTTCCATTTATCCTTGTGTATGCAAGTACAATTTTTGCGAATGAATATAGCTGGGGAACATATAAATTTTTAACGATACGACCAGCGAGTCGATTTAAAATTTTAACAGCTAAATTTTTAGCAATCGTGATATTTGCAGCGTTATTGTTTATATTTAATATGATTTTCTCCATTTTATGTGGACTTGTTATTTATAAATTCCAGCAGCCTGCATGGAGTGAGTTTATATTCCAAGATGGAAATATTATAAAACAAAATATTTTTGTAGAAGCTAGTAAGTATTATATTTTATCGTGGTTGCCGACTATTGTGTACGCAGCGTTTGCATTTATGATTTCTGTGTTAACAAGATCTAGCGGAGGCGCAATTGGTATTTCACTATTTCTTGCTTTATCAGGAAACATTGCATTACTAGCAGCAACTAGATACGATTGGGCGAAATATTTATTGCCAGCAAATACAGATTTATATAGTATTTCAAAGAATGGAAGTTTTATTGATGGAGTAACATTCCCGTTTGCTTCATGTATGTTATTACTGTATTTATTTGTATTTTTAAGCATTTCTTATACAGTATTTTTAAAACGTGATTTAACTTAA
- the hutP gene encoding hut operon transcriptional regulator HutP produces MLLQGTHRIGRMAMLLALADENESPVLSIPKGWKYCTGKVGSMNSQKVVAAMETAAKSNQVIETDVYRETHALYHAIMEALYGVTRGQIQLADVLRTVGLRFAIVRGTPYDGKKEGEWVAVALYGTIGAPVKGSEHEAIGLGINHI; encoded by the coding sequence ATGCTTCTTCAAGGGACACATCGAATTGGTCGTATGGCCATGCTGTTGGCACTTGCGGATGAGAATGAAAGCCCTGTATTATCTATCCCAAAAGGTTGGAAGTATTGTACGGGGAAAGTGGGTTCGATGAATTCGCAAAAGGTTGTCGCAGCAATGGAAACAGCGGCTAAGAGCAACCAAGTTATTGAAACAGACGTTTACAGAGAAACACATGCACTTTATCATGCAATTATGGAAGCTTTGTACGGAGTGACGAGAGGTCAAATTCAGTTAGCAGACGTTCTTCGTACAGTAGGACTTCGTTTTGCGATTGTGCGCGGTACACCATACGATGGAAAAAAAGAAGGCGAATGGGTTGCTGTAGCATTATATGGAACGATTGGTGCACCTGTAAAAGGATCTGAGCATGAGGCGATTGGTTTAGGAATTAATCACATATGA
- a CDS encoding DJ-1/PfpI family protein produces the protein MKKIILFVYPTFAEFEITVATALLKNKYEIITAGLTKEMIISETGLQVQPHIELREVHVEEYEGIIIPGGDAIHMEDAEGLFSVIRQFHEKEKLVAAICAGPYALAKAGLLKGISYTVTMDYKQLDCFPVENFVYEQVVQHSNIITAQGHAFVPFGIAIASYFGIANEHNINFYSGKGNVMMEELLPENV, from the coding sequence ATGAAAAAAATAATTTTATTTGTATACCCAACATTTGCGGAGTTTGAAATAACAGTAGCAACGGCATTGCTGAAAAACAAATATGAAATCATTACAGCAGGTTTAACAAAAGAAATGATTATAAGTGAAACAGGTTTGCAAGTGCAACCACATATAGAATTAAGGGAAGTGCATGTAGAAGAATATGAGGGAATTATTATTCCAGGCGGAGATGCAATACATATGGAGGATGCAGAAGGACTCTTTTCAGTCATTCGTCAATTTCACGAAAAAGAGAAATTAGTAGCAGCTATTTGTGCAGGACCGTATGCGCTAGCAAAAGCAGGCTTACTCAAAGGAATATCGTATACAGTGACTATGGATTATAAACAATTAGATTGTTTTCCAGTAGAAAATTTTGTGTATGAACAAGTTGTGCAACATTCAAATATTATTACAGCACAGGGGCATGCATTTGTACCATTTGGAATAGCGATTGCCTCTTATTTTGGGATAGCGAACGAACATAATATAAATTTTTACAGCGGTAAGGGGAATGTGATGATGGAGGAGCTTTTGCCTGAGAATGTATAA
- the hutU gene encoding urocanate hydratase — protein MEKVQQTIRAARGTELQTKGWVQEAALRMLMNNLDPEVAEKPEELVVYGGIGRAARNWESYHAIVDSLKTLESDETLLVQSGKPVAIFKSHEDAPRVLLANSNLVPKWANWDHFRELEKKGLMMYGQMTAGSWIYIGTQGILQGTYETFGEAARQHFGGSLKGTITLTAGLGGMGGAQPLAVTMNGGVVIAIDVDKRSIDRRIEKRYCDMYTESLEEALTIANEYKEKKEPISIGLLGNAAEILPELVKRNITPDLVTDQTSAHDPLNGYIPVGYTLEEAAKLREEDPERYVQLSKESMTKHVEAMLAMQEKGAITFDYGNNIRQVAFDEGLKNAFDFPGFVPAFIRPLFCEGKGPFRWVALSGDPEDIYKTDEVILREFADNEHLCNWIRMARQQVEFQGLPSRICWLGYGERAKFGRIINEMVANGELSAPIVIGRDHLDCGSVASPNRETESMKDGSDAVADWPILNALINSVNGASWVSVHHGGGVGMGYSLHAGMVIVADGTEAAAKRIERVLTSDPGMGVVRHVDAGYDLAVETAKEKGVNIPMMK, from the coding sequence ATGGAAAAAGTACAACAAACAATTCGCGCGGCAAGAGGTACTGAGTTACAAACGAAAGGATGGGTTCAAGAAGCAGCACTTCGTATGTTAATGAACAATTTAGATCCTGAAGTTGCTGAAAAACCAGAAGAACTAGTTGTATATGGTGGGATTGGCCGTGCAGCTCGTAACTGGGAAAGCTACCATGCAATTGTTGATTCATTAAAAACGTTAGAAAGCGATGAAACGTTACTTGTTCAATCAGGAAAACCGGTAGCAATTTTTAAATCACATGAAGATGCGCCTCGCGTTCTTTTAGCGAACTCAAACTTAGTGCCGAAATGGGCGAATTGGGATCACTTCCGTGAATTAGAGAAAAAAGGCCTTATGATGTACGGTCAAATGACAGCTGGTAGCTGGATTTATATTGGAACACAAGGGATTTTACAAGGAACATATGAAACATTTGGTGAAGCGGCACGCCAACATTTCGGTGGTTCATTAAAAGGCACAATAACACTTACTGCTGGTTTAGGCGGTATGGGTGGTGCACAACCTCTTGCTGTAACGATGAATGGCGGTGTTGTAATCGCTATTGATGTAGATAAGCGTAGTATCGATCGTCGTATTGAAAAGAGATATTGTGATATGTATACAGAATCGCTAGAAGAAGCGCTAACGATTGCGAACGAGTATAAAGAGAAGAAAGAGCCGATTTCTATTGGCTTATTAGGAAATGCAGCAGAGATTTTACCAGAACTAGTGAAGCGCAATATTACGCCAGATTTAGTTACAGATCAAACATCAGCTCATGATCCATTAAACGGTTATATTCCAGTAGGTTACACATTAGAAGAAGCGGCGAAACTTCGTGAAGAAGATCCAGAACGTTACGTACAATTATCAAAAGAAAGCATGACAAAACATGTGGAAGCAATGCTTGCTATGCAAGAAAAAGGCGCAATTACATTTGATTATGGAAATAACATTCGCCAAGTTGCTTTCGATGAAGGTTTGAAAAATGCATTCGATTTCCCAGGATTCGTACCTGCATTTATCCGTCCGTTATTCTGCGAAGGAAAAGGGCCATTCCGCTGGGTAGCACTTTCTGGTGACCCAGAAGATATTTATAAAACAGACGAAGTAATTTTACGTGAATTTGCGGATAATGAGCATTTATGTAACTGGATTCGTATGGCTCGTCAGCAAGTTGAATTCCAAGGTCTTCCATCACGTATTTGTTGGTTAGGTTACGGTGAACGCGCGAAATTTGGTCGCATCATTAATGAAATGGTTGCAAATGGTGAATTATCAGCACCAATCGTTATCGGTCGTGACCATTTAGATTGTGGATCAGTAGCATCTCCAAACCGTGAAACAGAATCGATGAAAGACGGTAGTGATGCAGTAGCAGACTGGCCAATTTTGAATGCATTAATTAACAGTGTAAACGGTGCAAGCTGGGTATCTGTTCACCACGGTGGCGGTGTTGGTATGGGTTATTCACTTCACGCTGGAATGGTTATCGTTGCAGATGGAACAGAAGCGGCTGCAAAACGTATTGAACGCGTATTAACTTCTGACCCTGGTATGGGTGTTGTTCGTCACGTTGATGCAGGATATGACTTAGCTGTAGAAACTGCGAAAGAAAAAGGCGTTAACATTCCAATGATGAAATAA
- a CDS encoding CcdC family protein translates to MNIVVLSSIVAVCMAVGAMFIRLKAAKKPATLKKIILPPFFMSTGALMYVFPEFRLTPAEMLEAIGVGLFFSIFLIKTSKFEIRGQEIYLKRSKAFVFILIGLLVVRIVFKTYLSQSLDLGQLSGMFFLLAFAMIVSWRIAMYRSFTKLQKEMEKEDGFYNEKDMKLT, encoded by the coding sequence ATGAACATAGTTGTTTTATCCAGTATCGTTGCTGTTTGTATGGCTGTTGGTGCGATGTTTATTCGTTTAAAAGCAGCTAAGAAACCTGCAACATTGAAAAAAATTATACTTCCGCCATTTTTTATGAGCACGGGAGCATTGATGTATGTTTTTCCTGAATTTCGATTAACTCCAGCAGAAATGTTAGAAGCAATTGGAGTTGGTTTGTTTTTCTCTATTTTTCTTATTAAAACGTCTAAATTTGAAATTAGAGGACAAGAGATTTATTTGAAGCGTTCAAAAGCATTTGTCTTTATTTTAATTGGATTACTTGTCGTGCGTATTGTATTTAAAACATACTTAAGCCAATCTCTTGATTTAGGACAACTTAGTGGCATGTTCTTCTTACTGGCATTTGCGATGATTGTGTCATGGAGAATTGCGATGTACCGTTCCTTTACGAAATTACAGAAGGAAATGGAAAAAGAAGATGGCTTTTATAATGAAAAAGATATGAAACTAACTTGA
- a CDS encoding DUF2621 domain-containing protein, producing the protein MLEGWFSWFIVLWTVILLGLMSIGGYFMFRKFLKRLPKEDGMSILDWEEHYINKTRHLWDDEQKQLLEELVSPVPELFRDVAKSKIAGKIGELALQEKASQITQDLIIKGYIIATPKRDHKFLVKKLQEKEIDYSNYKTLLAK; encoded by the coding sequence TTGCTCGAAGGATGGTTCAGTTGGTTTATTGTGCTATGGACTGTTATTTTACTGGGACTTATGTCTATTGGTGGATACTTTATGTTCAGAAAATTTTTAAAACGATTACCAAAAGAAGATGGTATGTCTATTTTAGATTGGGAAGAGCACTATATTAATAAAACGAGGCATTTATGGGATGACGAACAAAAACAATTGTTAGAAGAGCTCGTAAGTCCTGTTCCTGAACTATTTCGCGATGTTGCTAAATCAAAAATTGCTGGTAAAATCGGAGAACTTGCATTACAAGAAAAAGCCTCTCAAATTACACAAGACTTAATTATTAAAGGATATATTATTGCTACACCAAAGCGTGATCATAAATTTTTAGTAAAAAAACTACAAGAAAAAGAAATTGATTATTCAAATTATAAAACTTTATTAGCAAAATAA
- a CDS encoding DMT family transporter codes for MLRYSLLVLLGACSYGILAIFVKLAYAEGFSLGEVIGSQYMFGWIILLAITLLFSRHRVPLKQALILFVAGTSASFTGIFYYASLKTVPASIAIILLFQFVWVGIIIEAVSTKTLPSREKVISVIFLLAGTFLSSGLLEKSAGDFDTTGIILGLLSAVTFATYIFVSGKVAVEVPSLPRGVLLMAGALTLVMIVFPPTFIFNGAISEGLWKYGLGLGTFSIVIPSIAFTIGIPKIGSGLATILGAAELPVTTIMSVFVLKEAVLSSQWFGVSLILIGIAIPQIAYAMRGRYRKHHTHKKLAA; via the coding sequence ATGCTTCGTTATTCTCTTTTAGTTTTATTAGGAGCGTGTAGTTATGGGATTTTAGCTATTTTCGTTAAACTTGCATATGCAGAAGGATTTTCACTTGGAGAGGTAATTGGCAGCCAATATATGTTCGGTTGGATTATTTTGCTTGCTATTACACTTCTATTTTCTAGACACCGTGTCCCATTAAAACAAGCGTTAATTTTATTCGTTGCAGGAACATCTGCAAGCTTCACTGGAATTTTTTATTATGCATCATTAAAAACTGTACCAGCATCTATTGCAATTATACTTTTATTCCAATTCGTTTGGGTCGGAATTATTATTGAAGCAGTCTCAACAAAAACATTACCTTCAAGAGAAAAAGTTATTTCCGTTATTTTCTTACTTGCAGGTACATTTTTATCAAGTGGTTTACTAGAAAAATCAGCAGGTGATTTCGATACGACTGGAATCATACTAGGTTTATTATCTGCTGTTACATTTGCAACATACATTTTTGTGAGCGGAAAAGTTGCTGTTGAAGTACCTTCATTACCACGTGGTGTTCTCTTAATGGCTGGAGCTTTAACTTTAGTAATGATTGTATTCCCACCCACATTTATTTTTAACGGTGCAATTTCTGAAGGACTTTGGAAATACGGTTTAGGTTTAGGAACATTTAGTATCGTTATTCCTTCTATCGCCTTTACAATTGGTATTCCAAAGATTGGTTCTGGCTTAGCGACTATTCTTGGCGCAGCCGAACTACCAGTTACAACAATTATGTCTGTATTCGTTTTAAAAGAAGCTGTACTATCTTCACAATGGTTCGGTGTATCACTTATTTTAATTGGTATTGCAATCCCGCAAATTGCCTATGCAATGCGTGGACGTTATCGTAAACATCATACACACAAAAAACTGGCAGCATAA
- a CDS encoding class I SAM-dependent methyltransferase, translating into MTKRKDIHFRIEEKLLERFESALHYEGLKKTDVLTHAIQQFCTKVECEKMNDVKRQYNVSNHLQTRIDTHKHYEEKQVNLDKVVMEHLQLQGDEKILEVGCADGNFLSVLQTSGHKGQLTGFDQSKAMLSEAAIKNNIIEWRLGDAAKLPFEVNCYDWIVARHMLYHMKDVEKTIQGFHKVIRPGGSLLATTNSSVTLPRIVEMCNRMLDAFDLPKTTSSVTPFCLENGKEILQSVFPAVEEEVIHNALIFHHATPILNYISSMFPSLNIPDNTYLQAEMKEWLKEEVENELSLHNGIWRDPKTLAIYRCQKEKS; encoded by the coding sequence ATGACAAAGCGAAAAGATATTCATTTTCGAATTGAAGAAAAATTACTTGAAAGGTTTGAATCTGCACTCCATTACGAAGGTTTAAAGAAAACCGACGTATTAACACATGCAATTCAGCAATTTTGCACGAAGGTGGAATGTGAAAAAATGAATGATGTAAAACGCCAATACAACGTAAGTAACCATTTACAAACACGTATCGATACACATAAACATTACGAAGAAAAACAAGTGAATTTAGATAAAGTCGTCATGGAACATTTACAACTTCAAGGAGACGAAAAAATATTAGAGGTTGGGTGCGCTGATGGGAATTTTCTTTCCGTTTTACAAACTAGCGGTCATAAAGGACAACTAACCGGTTTTGATCAATCGAAAGCTATGCTTTCTGAAGCTGCAATAAAGAATAACATAATTGAATGGAGACTAGGTGATGCTGCTAAACTCCCTTTCGAAGTTAATTGCTATGACTGGATCGTCGCAAGACATATGTTATATCACATGAAAGATGTCGAAAAAACAATTCAAGGATTCCATAAAGTAATTCGTCCCGGTGGCTCACTTTTAGCTACAACAAATTCTAGCGTTACATTACCTCGTATAGTTGAAATGTGTAACCGCATGTTAGACGCATTTGATTTACCGAAAACAACATCATCAGTCACTCCATTTTGTTTAGAAAATGGTAAAGAGATATTACAGTCTGTTTTTCCAGCAGTTGAAGAAGAAGTTATTCATAATGCTCTCATTTTTCATCATGCTACTCCGATTTTAAACTATATTTCTAGCATGTTTCCGTCGCTAAATATACCTGATAATACATATCTTCAAGCGGAAATGAAAGAATGGCTAAAAGAAGAAGTAGAAAATGAATTATCACTTCATAACGGTATATGGCGCGATCCGAAAACGTTAGCCATTTATCGATGTCAAAAAGAAAAAAGCTAG